A window of the Anoplolepis gracilipes chromosome 11, ASM4749672v1, whole genome shotgun sequence genome harbors these coding sequences:
- the LOC140670850 gene encoding uncharacterized protein: protein MVPPVRCSQEKGEPHNRQREINKSECIRYASDRLQRNHGLNYAERYEEQTMLEQTHKRLTNWIERKQYDKAALRIRMNRELYHKYEEFNDELLLLETSDQHKEEFANVQDRFYTLVGKVERILNISARSAQTPASSADTDDTSNMIQPHDSGTAVYTKRRVKLPEASLPKFDGRYENWLSFKNSFIAMIDSQTDLEDVQKLQYLKSALTDEAANKLKILSIEGSNYAKAWELLKRSYETAVRVSKRVREMSKREDDKHTFSKKARICNKAFVVGTITNCTACKNKQHPLFKCTAFKQLTVPKRIEFVRNAKLCYNCLRSHIGKTCNYSSCAICQKRHNTLLHMETNKSTSTTNNAKESTVFVQDHDRNLIKCRTLLDTCATANFISEKFAKSLRLPITPYTSTVSAINSTNTASRGITSIVIQSLHNEYRKRLICLSIPTIANLVPAEIFPRHLIKMLSNIKLADPEFHIPRTVDLLLGSATTISLFSIGQIDLSLENRELYLQKTRLGWIVAGGITFQNHVKNVTCQLTSLERLITKFWTIEDLPSEFPKSPEDIECEKHFLENVTRDKDGRYTVRLPFRKSERRLGESRMSALKRLNSLERKFNSNNSLRNAYSQVIQEDLNQMFIIKDPIDNGFYLPHHAVIKSTSDTTKTRVVFDASAKSSTGTSLNMLMTGPTIQNTLFTHLIRFRTYKYVITADIEKMYQIWLHENDRIYQRLLWRHGHQITLQLNTLTFGVSSSPYLAIRTIHKLADDEGAEFPVAAQVLKNHLYVDDLLTGANTIDEACAVRDDVTALLSRGGFHIRQWASNNACVINDVEPDTINSNLILDKESCLKTLGISWHASNDVLRYSARSINHAERITKRIIFSEIAQIYDPLGILGPVILYAKRLMQNLWRNKLNWDESIPADIHTAWINFATQLELIHDISIERLVLTPDYANVQIHGFCDASQEGYGACIYLCSETQNREVHCQLLCAKSRVAPLKSTTIPRLELCGALLLAKLHDATCNGNRSR from the exons ATGGTGCCTCCTGTGAGGTGTTCGCAAGAAAAAGGTGAACCCCATAACCGACAACGAGAGATAAACAAGTCAGAGTGCATAAGATACGCGTCAGACCGCCTCCAACGGAATCATGGATTGAATTACGCAGAACGATACGAAGAACAAACTATGCTGGAACAGACGCATAAACG TCTCACTAATTGGATTGAACGTAAACAATACGACAAAGCCGCTTTAAGAATACGCATGAATCGAGAACTCTATCATAAATATGAAGAGTTTAACGACGAACTCTTATTACTTGAAACAAGCGATCAACATAAAGAGGAATTCGCGAACGTACAAGATAGATTTTACACACTTGTCGGCAAGGTTGAAAGAATTCTCAATATCTCCGCGCGTTCCGCCCAAACCCCCGCGTCTTCCGCCGACACTGACGATACGAGTAACATGATACAGCCGCACGATTCGGGAACGGCGGTATACACAAAGCGACGAGTAAAGTTACCAGAAGCGTCGTTGCCTAAATTCGATGGTCGTTATGAGAATTGGCTctcgtttaaaaattcttttatcgcCATGATTGATTCCCAGACAGACTTAGAGGATGtacaaaaattgcaatacTTAAAATCCGCGTTAACGGACGAAGCagctaataaattaaagattttatcgaTTGAAGGCTCAAATTACGCAAAGGCGTGGGAGCTATTAAAACGTTCTTATGAA ACAGCAGTTCGAGTATCCAAACGCGTTCGCGAGATGTCAAAACGAGAAGACGATAAACATACATTCAGTAAAAAAGCACGGATATGCAATAAGGCGTTCGTAGTCGGCACAATAACCAATTGCACGgcatgtaaaaataaacaacatcCGTTATTCAAATGTACCGCGTTTAAACAATTAACCGTTCCTAAAAGGATCGAGTTCGTGCGAAACGCGAAGCTTTGTTACAATTGCTTGCGCTCACATATCGGCAAGACGTGCAATTATAGCAGTTGCGCCATCTGTCAAAAGCGTCATAACACCCTTTTACACATGGAAACGAACAAATCTACATCGACGACAAACAATGCAAAAGAAT CAACCGTATTCGTGCAAGATCATGATcgtaatttgattaaatgcCGCACATTATTAGATACATGTGCCACTGCCAATTTCATCTCCGAGAAATTCGCGAAATCTTTAAGACTCCCCATAACTCCCTACACATCAACGGTCAGTGCCATCAATTCCACGAACACGGCATCACGAGGTATTACCTCAATCGTAATCCAATCATTGCATAACGAATAtcgaaaaagattaatatgtCTATCTATCCCGACAATAGCAAATTTAGTTCCGGCCGAAATATTTCCACGTCATCTCATAAAAATGctgtcaaatattaaattagctGACCCTGAATTTCATATACCGCGAACGGTTGATTTATTACTAGGATCTGCAACAACCATTTCACTATTTTCGATCGGGCAGATCGATTTATCTCTAGAAAATCGcgaattatatttgcaaaagaCTCGTCTCGGTTGGATAGTAGCGGGCGGAATAACTTTCCAAAATCACGTGAAAAACGTCACGTGTCAATTAACCAGCCTTGAACGACTAATTACTAAATTTTGGACAATCGAGGATCTCCCATCAGAGTTCCCGAAATCCCCCGAGGATATCGAATGCGAAAAACATTTCTTAGAAAACGTTACACGCGATAAGGACGGTCGTTACACGGTACGATTACCATTTCGCAAAAGTGAGAGACGTCTCGGCGAATCGCGAATGTCTGCTCTTAAACGCTTAAACTCTCTTGagcgaaaatttaattcaaacaaTAGTCTGAGAAACGCCTACTCGCAAGTGATACAAGAAGATTTGAACCAGATGTTCATAATCAAAGATCCGATTGATAACGGTTTTTATCTACCACATCACGCTGTGATCAAGTCCACGAGCGATACTACGAAAACTCGGGTAGTATTCGACGCGTCTGCAAAATCAAGTACAGGCACATCCTTAAATATGCTAATGACAGGACCGACGATACAAAATACATTGTTCACACACTTAATACGATTCCGTAcctataaatatgttattactgccgatatagaaaaaatgtacCAGATATGGCTACACGAAAACGATAGGATATATCAACGATTATTGTGGCGTCACGGTCATCAAATAACTTTACAACTTAATACCCTCACGTTTGGTGTATCATCATCCCCCTATCTCGCGATAAGAACAATTCACAAATTAGCCGACGACGAAGGCGCAGAATTTCCTGTAGCCGCCCAAGTACTCAAAAACCATCTATATGTCGACGATTTATTAACCGGGGCTAATACTATCGATGAAGCTTGCGCAGTACGAGATGATGTAACAGCGTTATTATCTCGAGGCGGGTTCCATATACGACAATGGGCATCCAACAACGCTTGTGTTATCAACGATGTAGAACCCGACACGATAAATTCGAATCTGATATTAGATAAGGAGAGTTGTTTAAAAACGCTAGGCATATCATGGCACGCATCTAACGACGTACTACGTTACTCGGCGCGCTCGATCAATCACGCAGAAAGAATTACGAAAAGAATTATCTTCTCAGAGATTGCCCAAATTTACGATCCGTTAGGTATATTAGGGCCTGTTATATTATACGCCAAAAGGTTGATGCAGAATTTATGGCGGAATAAACTAAATTGGGATGAATCAATTCCAGCTGACATTCACACCGCGTGGATCAACTTTGCGACGCAGTTAGAATTAATCCATGATATATCAATTGAGCGTCTAGTATTGACGCCAGATTACGCGAATGTTCAAATTCACGGTTTTTGTGACGCGAGTCAAGAAGGTTATGGCGCATGCATATATTTGTGCTCTGAAACCCAAAATCGCGAGGTACACTGTCAGTTGCTTTGCGCCAAGTCACGAGTAGCCCCATTAAAATCGACCACCATACCTCGTCTAGAGTTGTGTGGCGCACTTTTGTTGGCTAAATTACACGATGCAACGTGCAATGGGAATCGTTCccgataa